Proteins from a genomic interval of Bradyrhizobium sp. CCBAU 53340:
- a CDS encoding AraC family transcriptional regulator has product MNGNDDFSILNVSTTGIPEGERVTMLRDFYRRGVVKAEIDAKEGMLFEAHFTSHALPEAQLMIGALFGAKLIRTKQLTADGDDSLALVVNRSGAIRMSARGRELLLQSGDAALTSAEDVMTLERLSPGDCLSLRVPRRVLAPMIVDVEDAVMQLTPQRAAGVGLLVDYAVALIREEALAIPALRRLAVGHLHDLLTLVLDPTDDSPVIVGRRGVRAARLRKAKFLIANNCGRQDLSVAGVAQELGVTPRYLQRLFEADGKTFSSFLIEQRLKRAHRMLREPEFAERPVSSIAYDVGFGDLSYFNRSFRRAYGATPSDVRNGAAE; this is encoded by the coding sequence GTGAACGGCAACGACGATTTTTCCATTCTCAATGTTTCAACAACCGGCATTCCCGAGGGCGAACGTGTCACGATGCTGCGCGACTTCTATCGCCGCGGAGTGGTGAAGGCGGAGATCGACGCAAAGGAGGGGATGCTGTTCGAGGCACACTTCACCTCGCATGCCCTGCCGGAAGCGCAACTGATGATCGGCGCGTTGTTTGGCGCCAAACTCATTCGCACGAAGCAGCTGACTGCTGACGGCGACGACAGCCTTGCCCTGGTCGTGAATCGATCGGGAGCGATCCGGATGTCTGCGCGAGGACGTGAATTGCTGCTTCAGTCGGGCGACGCGGCATTGACGAGTGCTGAAGATGTCATGACCCTCGAACGATTGTCGCCTGGAGATTGTCTCTCCTTGCGCGTACCGAGGCGGGTCCTGGCGCCGATGATCGTGGACGTCGAGGATGCGGTGATGCAGCTTACGCCGCAGCGCGCCGCCGGAGTCGGATTACTCGTCGACTACGCGGTTGCGCTGATCAGAGAAGAGGCCCTGGCGATACCCGCACTCCGTCGGCTTGCCGTAGGACATCTGCATGACCTGTTGACGCTCGTTCTCGACCCGACCGATGATTCTCCGGTGATCGTGGGACGGCGAGGCGTCAGGGCAGCCCGGCTACGAAAAGCAAAATTCCTCATCGCCAACAATTGCGGACGCCAGGACCTGTCGGTTGCCGGCGTTGCGCAGGAGCTCGGCGTGACACCACGCTATCTCCAGCGTCTGTTCGAAGCCGACGGCAAGACGTTCTCCTCCTTCCTGATCGAGCAACGCCTGAAACGTGCCCACCGCATGTTGCGGGAACCGGAATTCGCCGAGCGCCCGGTCTCATCGATCGCCTACGACGTCGGTTTCGGCGATCTCTCCTATTTCAACCGCTCTTTCCGGCGGGCCTACGGCGCGACGCCGAGCGACGTCAGGAACGGCGCGGCGGAGTGA
- a CDS encoding sulfite exporter TauE/SafE family protein: MPDITTLLLLSVAVFAGAFVSGLSGFAFSAVAGAVLLRVFQPLEAVPLMMACSIGVQATNLWALRHNIRWEGSLLLIVGGLIGVPIAVSLLQSTDTHLLRRGFGVVVALYAGYMLLRPTLVSAGEAVGRHWVALIGFGGGLVGGLTAMPGAIPTIWCDMRGMPKSEQRGLVQPFIAAMQVFAIVLLVGHQDLSSKVFVDLAVSLPALFAGSALGVIAFHRVNETVFRKTVLVLLLVSGISLL; encoded by the coding sequence ATGCCTGACATCACGACCCTGCTGCTGCTCAGCGTCGCCGTGTTCGCAGGAGCCTTCGTCTCCGGACTCTCGGGCTTCGCATTTTCGGCCGTAGCGGGGGCGGTCCTGCTTCGCGTGTTTCAGCCGCTCGAAGCCGTGCCGCTGATGATGGCGTGCAGCATCGGCGTGCAGGCGACCAATCTGTGGGCACTCCGGCACAACATCCGCTGGGAGGGAAGCCTGCTCTTGATCGTCGGTGGGCTGATCGGTGTTCCGATTGCAGTGTCGCTGTTGCAGAGTACCGATACGCATCTGCTTCGGCGCGGCTTTGGCGTCGTCGTGGCGCTGTACGCGGGATACATGTTGCTGCGGCCGACGCTGGTGAGTGCCGGCGAGGCCGTCGGCCGGCACTGGGTTGCGCTGATCGGGTTCGGGGGAGGGCTGGTCGGTGGGCTCACCGCCATGCCAGGCGCGATCCCGACGATCTGGTGCGACATGCGCGGCATGCCCAAAAGCGAGCAGCGCGGCTTGGTGCAGCCGTTCATTGCGGCGATGCAGGTCTTTGCGATCGTGCTGCTGGTCGGACACCAGGATCTGTCGTCAAAGGTCTTCGTCGATCTCGCCGTCAGCCTGCCTGCGCTGTTCGCAGGCTCCGCGCTCGGGGTGATCGCCTTTCACAGGGTGAACGAGACGGTCTTTCGCAAGACCGTGCTCGTTCTGTTGCTTGTCTCCGGGATATCGCTGCTTTAG
- a CDS encoding efflux RND transporter permease subunit: protein MNLSKFFIDRPIFAGVLSVLIFLAGLISLFAMPISEYPDVVPPSVLVRATYPGANPKVIAETVATPIEEQINGVEGMLYMSSQATTDGAMTLTVTFRLGTDPDKATQLVQNRVQQAEPRLPAVVRQLGIITKKSSPDLTMVVHLLSPNGRYDMTYLRNYAVLNVKDRLARIDGVGDVQLYGAGDYSMRVWVDPQKAAEHGLTASDIVKAIQAQNVEAAAGVVGSSPNVKGIDLQLSVNAEGRLANEEQFGDIVVKTGTRGEVVRLRDVARIELGASEYGLRSLLDNKQAVAIPIFQAPGSNALQISDHVRATMAEIKKNMPEGVSYQIVYDPTQFVRSSIEAVIHTLLEAIALVVLVVILFLQTWRASIIPLLAVPVSIVGTFAVMHLFGFSINALSLFGLVLAIGIVVDDAIVVVENVERNIEGGLSPRDATYQAMREVSGPIIAIAMVLIAVFVPLAFISGLTGQFYKQFALTIAISTVISAINSLTLSPALSALLLKGHNEPKDRLTIVMEKSLGWFFRRFNRAFTYSSESYSGTVTKVISGKAAVMGLYVVLVGITAFLFQQVPSGFVPGQDKQYLVGFARLPDGATLDRTEEVIRKMSDIALTQPGVESSVAFPGLSISGFTNSSNAGIVFSTLKPFDERKDPSLSGPALAAELNKKYAGIQEAFIAMFPPPPVNGLGTIGGFKLQIEDRAGLGYEALNDATKAFMAAMQKAPEIAGVFSSFQVNVPQLFADIDRTKALQLGVPVTEVFNTLQIYLGSYYVNDFNKFGRTYSVYVQADAPFRARADDIRQLKVRSSSGDMVPLSALLTIRQSAGPERAIRYNGFLSSDINAAAAPGYSSGQAQEAATRIAAEVLPPGFAFEWTDLTYQEFIAGNSGLWVFPLAILLVFLVLAALYESLTLPLSIIMIVPMGLLAAMFGVWLSKGDNNVFTQIGLIVLVGLSAKNAILIVEFARELEFAGRTPFRAAIEASRLRLRPILMTSMAFIMGVLPLVLSTGAGSEMRRAMGVAVFSGMIGVTVFGLFLTPVFYVLLRTITGLKPLVHHSSDISAAPVQGVGH from the coding sequence ATGAATCTCTCAAAGTTCTTCATCGATCGTCCGATTTTCGCCGGTGTGCTGTCAGTCCTGATTTTTCTCGCCGGCCTGATCTCGCTGTTCGCGATGCCGATCTCGGAATATCCCGATGTCGTGCCGCCCTCGGTGCTCGTGCGCGCGACCTATCCCGGCGCCAATCCCAAGGTGATCGCGGAGACGGTGGCGACGCCCATCGAAGAGCAGATCAACGGCGTCGAAGGCATGCTCTATATGTCGAGCCAGGCGACCACGGACGGCGCGATGACGCTGACGGTGACGTTCCGCCTCGGCACCGACCCCGACAAGGCAACCCAGCTGGTGCAGAACCGCGTGCAACAGGCCGAGCCGCGCCTGCCGGCCGTGGTGCGCCAGCTCGGCATCATCACCAAGAAGTCCTCGCCCGACCTCACCATGGTGGTGCATCTGCTGTCGCCGAACGGTCGCTACGACATGACGTATTTGCGCAACTATGCGGTGCTCAATGTCAAGGACCGGCTGGCGCGGATCGACGGCGTCGGCGACGTCCAGCTCTACGGCGCGGGCGACTATTCGATGCGGGTCTGGGTCGATCCACAGAAGGCGGCCGAGCATGGCCTCACCGCAAGCGACATTGTCAAGGCAATCCAGGCGCAGAACGTCGAGGCTGCGGCCGGCGTGGTCGGCTCCTCCCCGAACGTCAAGGGCATCGACCTGCAACTGTCGGTCAATGCCGAGGGACGCCTCGCCAACGAGGAACAGTTCGGCGATATCGTGGTCAAGACCGGCACGCGCGGCGAAGTCGTGCGCTTGCGCGACGTCGCTCGCATCGAGCTTGGGGCCTCCGAATACGGCCTGCGCTCGCTGCTCGACAACAAGCAGGCGGTGGCGATCCCGATCTTCCAGGCGCCCGGCTCCAACGCGCTCCAGATTTCCGATCACGTCCGTGCCACCATGGCGGAGATCAAGAAGAACATGCCGGAAGGCGTGTCCTACCAGATCGTCTACGATCCTACCCAGTTCGTGCGCTCCTCGATCGAGGCCGTCATCCACACCCTGCTGGAAGCGATCGCGCTGGTGGTGCTGGTGGTGATCCTGTTCCTGCAGACCTGGCGCGCCTCGATCATTCCGCTGCTGGCTGTGCCGGTGTCGATCGTCGGAACGTTCGCGGTGATGCACTTATTCGGCTTCTCCATCAACGCGCTCAGCCTGTTTGGCCTGGTGCTCGCCATCGGCATCGTCGTCGACGACGCTATCGTCGTGGTCGAGAACGTCGAGCGCAACATCGAGGGCGGGCTGTCGCCGCGCGATGCCACCTATCAGGCGATGCGCGAGGTCTCCGGTCCGATCATCGCGATCGCGATGGTGCTGATCGCGGTGTTCGTTCCCCTCGCCTTCATCTCCGGCCTCACCGGGCAGTTCTACAAGCAGTTCGCGCTGACGATTGCGATCTCGACCGTGATCTCGGCCATCAACTCGCTGACGCTGTCACCGGCCCTGTCGGCGCTGCTGCTCAAGGGGCACAACGAGCCGAAGGACCGGCTGACGATCGTCATGGAGAAGAGCCTTGGCTGGTTCTTCCGCCGCTTCAACCGAGCGTTCACCTACTCCTCGGAAAGCTACAGCGGCACCGTCACCAAGGTGATCTCCGGCAAGGCCGCGGTGATGGGCCTCTACGTCGTCCTCGTCGGCATCACCGCCTTCCTGTTCCAGCAGGTGCCGAGCGGCTTTGTGCCAGGCCAGGATAAGCAATATCTTGTCGGCTTCGCCCGCCTGCCCGATGGCGCAACGCTCGACCGCACCGAAGAGGTGATCCGCAAGATGAGCGACATCGCGCTGACCCAGCCCGGTGTCGAGAGCTCGGTCGCTTTCCCGGGCCTGTCGATCTCCGGCTTCACCAACTCGTCCAACGCCGGCATCGTGTTCTCGACGCTGAAACCGTTCGACGAGCGCAAGGATCCGTCGCTCAGCGGTCCCGCACTGGCGGCCGAGCTGAACAAGAAATATGCCGGCATCCAGGAAGCCTTCATCGCCATGTTCCCGCCGCCGCCGGTCAACGGCCTCGGCACCATCGGCGGCTTCAAGCTCCAGATCGAGGACCGCGCCGGCCTCGGTTATGAGGCGCTGAATGACGCCACCAAGGCGTTCATGGCGGCGATGCAGAAGGCGCCGGAGATCGCCGGCGTGTTCTCGAGCTTCCAGGTCAACGTGCCTCAGCTGTTCGCCGACATCGACCGCACCAAGGCGCTGCAGCTAGGCGTGCCCGTGACAGAGGTGTTCAACACGCTGCAGATTTACCTCGGCTCCTACTACGTCAACGACTTCAACAAGTTTGGCCGTACCTATTCCGTCTATGTGCAGGCCGACGCGCCGTTCCGCGCCCGTGCCGACGACATCAGGCAGCTCAAGGTACGCTCCTCCTCCGGCGACATGGTGCCATTGTCGGCGCTGCTCACGATCCGTCAGAGCGCGGGGCCTGAGCGCGCGATCCGCTACAACGGCTTCCTATCGTCTGACATCAACGCGGCGGCCGCGCCCGGCTATTCCTCCGGCCAGGCCCAGGAGGCGGCGACGCGGATTGCGGCGGAAGTGCTGCCGCCCGGCTTTGCGTTCGAGTGGACCGACCTGACCTATCAGGAGTTCATCGCCGGCAATTCCGGGCTCTGGGTGTTCCCGCTGGCCATCCTGCTGGTGTTCCTGGTGCTGGCCGCGCTTTATGAGAGCCTGACCCTGCCGCTCTCGATCATCATGATCGTGCCGATGGGATTGCTTGCCGCCATGTTCGGCGTATGGCTTTCCAAGGGTGACAATAACGTCTTCACCCAGATCGGCCTCATCGTGCTGGTCGGCCTCTCTGCCAAGAACGCGATCCTGATCGTCGAATTCGCGCGCGAGCTCGAATTCGCCGGCCGCACCCCGTTCCGGGCTGCGATCGAGGCGAGCCGCTTAAGGCTTCGCCCGATCCTGATGACGTCGATGGCGTTCATCATGGGCGTGCTGCCGCTCGTACTCTCGACCGGCGCAGGTTCCGAAATGCGGCGCGCCATGGGCGTCGCCGTGTTCTCCGGCATGATCGGCGTCACCGTATTCGGCCTGTTCCTGACGCCGGTGTTCTATGTGCTGCTGCGGACCATCACCGGCCTGAAGCCGCTGGTGCATCACAGCAGCGACATCAGTGCGGCACCGGTTCAGGGCGTCGGGCACTAA
- a CDS encoding lytic transglycosylase domain-containing protein: MTKGRAVATAMIGVAALLLCLAPAAHAAQCGNGPGGFETWKREFSAEAQGKGIGQTAISALMQTNYASATINADRSQHSFSLSLEQFLAKRGATTIVARGRSLKQSQAAMFASIEQRYGVPPGPLIAIWGMETGFGSQRGNQNMLSSIATLAYDGRRPEFFTEQLYAALKLVDRGVLSGATRGSMHGEVGQTQFMPKNILAYGTGNLDVAANALSSTANFLKANGWRAGAGYQPGEPNFAAIQAWNAAGVYQKAIALMGRQIDGGGGAAALR, encoded by the coding sequence ATGACCAAGGGCAGGGCCGTTGCGACGGCGATGATCGGCGTTGCCGCGCTACTGTTATGCCTGGCGCCTGCCGCCCATGCTGCGCAATGCGGCAACGGGCCCGGCGGCTTTGAGACCTGGAAGCGCGAGTTCAGCGCGGAGGCGCAGGGCAAGGGCATCGGCCAGACCGCGATCTCGGCGCTGATGCAGACCAATTATGCCAGCGCCACCATCAATGCCGATCGCAGCCAGCACAGTTTTTCACTCTCCCTTGAGCAATTCCTGGCCAAGCGCGGCGCCACCACCATCGTGGCGCGGGGCCGGTCGCTGAAGCAGTCGCAGGCCGCGATGTTCGCCTCGATCGAGCAGCGTTACGGCGTGCCGCCGGGGCCGTTGATCGCGATTTGGGGCATGGAAACCGGTTTCGGCAGCCAGCGCGGCAACCAGAACATGCTCTCGTCGATCGCAACGCTAGCCTATGACGGCCGTCGTCCCGAATTCTTTACCGAGCAGCTCTATGCGGCGTTGAAGCTGGTCGATCGCGGCGTGCTGTCGGGGGCAACCCGCGGCTCCATGCATGGCGAGGTCGGCCAGACCCAGTTCATGCCCAAGAACATCCTGGCCTACGGCACCGGCAATCTCGACGTCGCCGCCAATGCGCTGAGCTCGACCGCGAACTTCCTGAAGGCCAATGGCTGGCGTGCGGGAGCCGGTTACCAGCCAGGCGAGCCGAATTTTGCCGCCATACAGGCGTGGAATGCGGCCGGCGTCTACCAGAAAGCCATTGCGCTGATGGGCCGGCAGATCGACGGGGGTGGCGGGGCGGCGGCACTGCGTTGA
- a CDS encoding helix-turn-helix transcriptional regulator → MQLTARHSELIEHIYDAGLNPDLWADVVVRLNGFFGSRACGLISKDKVSKCGAMHYYCGVDPHYIQLYADEYAQHDPLARLPRYGEVRNIPDLVNFDEYRRGRFYQEWLRPQGCADVANVVLEQANSSCPMLMTVIPGREMLDAKMRARMQLVAPHASRALMINRTIEQKRQKSMALADVVDRLKAGVILLDAACQIVHSNPAADAILDADDVLRSVNGRLLARSADTNAVLRDVFRGEAEVAAAASVGCNIQLTSSDGSYYVAHVIALPSLLREGGAGRACGAIGALFVWKATLDARSCAGLIDRTFELTPAELRVLQSIVEVGGVPETADALGIAETTVKTHLHRVFDKTGTSRQADLVKLAAGFSNPLVH, encoded by the coding sequence ATGCAGTTGACTGCCAGGCACTCCGAGCTGATCGAGCATATCTATGACGCCGGCCTCAATCCCGATTTGTGGGCCGACGTCGTCGTCAGGCTCAACGGCTTCTTCGGCAGCCGGGCCTGCGGCCTGATTTCAAAGGATAAAGTCAGCAAGTGCGGTGCGATGCACTATTATTGCGGGGTCGATCCGCACTACATCCAGCTCTATGCCGACGAATACGCCCAGCATGACCCGCTCGCCAGGCTGCCTCGCTACGGCGAGGTGCGCAACATCCCCGATCTCGTGAATTTCGACGAATATCGCCGCGGCCGTTTCTACCAGGAATGGCTGCGCCCCCAAGGATGTGCCGACGTCGCAAATGTGGTGCTGGAGCAGGCGAACTCGTCATGTCCGATGCTGATGACGGTGATCCCCGGGCGCGAGATGTTGGACGCGAAGATGCGGGCTCGCATGCAGCTCGTGGCTCCGCATGCAAGCCGCGCTTTGATGATCAACCGGACGATCGAGCAGAAGCGGCAGAAATCGATGGCGCTGGCCGACGTCGTAGATCGCCTTAAGGCCGGCGTGATCCTGCTCGACGCCGCCTGTCAAATCGTTCACAGCAATCCGGCTGCCGATGCAATCCTGGATGCCGACGATGTCCTGAGGTCCGTCAACGGCCGGCTGCTGGCAAGGTCGGCTGACACGAATGCAGTCCTGCGCGATGTCTTCCGTGGCGAAGCCGAGGTAGCCGCCGCTGCGTCAGTCGGTTGCAATATTCAACTGACCTCGAGCGACGGGTCATATTACGTTGCCCATGTGATCGCGCTGCCTTCGCTGTTGCGGGAGGGCGGCGCGGGGCGCGCTTGTGGCGCGATCGGAGCCCTGTTCGTCTGGAAAGCGACACTCGATGCCCGTTCTTGCGCCGGGCTGATCGACCGCACGTTCGAATTGACGCCTGCGGAGCTCAGGGTTCTGCAATCCATCGTCGAAGTCGGCGGTGTGCCGGAGACGGCCGACGCGCTCGGGATCGCCGAGACGACGGTCAAGACGCATCTGCATCGTGTATTCGACAAGACCGGCACGAGCCGCCAGGCCGACCTCGTCAAGCTCGCGGCCGGATTTTCCAACCCGCTCGTTCACTGA
- a CDS encoding DUF3455 domain-containing protein yields the protein MTVALMLGRGVVVASALLGASALAGTPDEIRVPGEIPGTVLHAEGAQIYECRRDAAHQLVWQMREPTATLIDRGNSVGRHSAALHWDTVDATTLVWEHKDGSSVMAKIVAQAASRSADDLPWLKLGVITQSGDGQFYGVSHVQRINTRGGVAGGTCEQAGTYRSVPYSADYVFWRVE from the coding sequence ATGACTGTTGCGCTGATGCTGGGCAGAGGTGTCGTTGTTGCGAGCGCGCTCCTTGGGGCGTCGGCGCTGGCGGGCACGCCAGACGAGATCAGGGTTCCCGGAGAGATTCCCGGCACCGTGCTCCACGCCGAAGGCGCGCAGATCTACGAGTGCAGGCGCGACGCGGCACATCAGCTGGTCTGGCAGATGCGGGAGCCCACGGCGACACTGATTGATCGCGGCAATTCCGTTGGGCGCCACTCGGCCGCGCTGCATTGGGACACCGTCGATGCGACCACGCTCGTGTGGGAACACAAGGACGGTAGCTCCGTGATGGCGAAGATCGTCGCCCAGGCGGCGAGCCGGAGCGCGGACGATCTGCCATGGCTCAAATTGGGCGTGATCACGCAGAGCGGCGACGGCCAGTTCTATGGTGTCAGCCATGTGCAGCGGATCAATACGAGGGGCGGCGTGGCCGGGGGGACATGTGAGCAGGCGGGGACTTATCGCAGTGTGCCGTATTCGGCCGACTACGTGTTCTGGCGCGTGGAGTAA
- a CDS encoding MaoC family dehydratase: MAQVAWFDDLTVGMRFKSPEVEVTEADIKRFAAEFDPQPMHLDHEAAKATLFNGLAASGWHTAAIAMNLAIQTRPFGPHPLIGAGVDGLRWMVPVRPNDRLHLVGEIMSLTPSKSKPQGIALVKWTMFNQNGEEVYTFTPIAIVPRRG; the protein is encoded by the coding sequence ATGGCACAGGTCGCCTGGTTCGACGATCTCACCGTCGGCATGCGTTTCAAATCTCCCGAGGTCGAGGTCACCGAGGCCGATATCAAGCGGTTTGCCGCTGAGTTCGACCCGCAGCCGATGCATCTTGACCACGAGGCCGCCAAAGCAACCTTGTTCAATGGCCTGGCTGCTTCGGGTTGGCACACTGCGGCGATCGCCATGAACCTCGCGATCCAAACCCGTCCGTTCGGTCCGCACCCGCTGATCGGCGCGGGCGTCGACGGGCTGCGATGGATGGTCCCGGTGCGTCCGAATGACCGCCTGCATCTGGTCGGCGAGATCATGAGCCTGACGCCGTCGAAGTCGAAGCCGCAGGGGATCGCGCTGGTGAAGTGGACGATGTTCAACCAGAACGGCGAGGAGGTCTACACGTTCACTCCGATCGCGATCGTGCCACGGCGCGGGTAG
- a CDS encoding helix-turn-helix transcriptional regulator, which produces MTIPEANRFSSLVGEIYDAAVDPTRRSAALGQVAGFVGGSAVTILSRDAARLSIEIHQHYGTDSRFRELYRDRYVELDPLLDRHLDVGVEQAIGVADVMPYSDFVATSFYREWVEPQGAVDLATVTLERSSARTTILQVMRGRSRGTVDDAMRERMRLIAPHIQRSRVMGRQIRARSHTVADLAEVLDRLSTAIGLFDAEGRLVHANAACRQVLANGNLVAIVGDRIVARNTQADKIFRSLLDAVADDGAGSTSRRKIELMTSTDGQHYLAHAFSLTHERSLQGDGVATVLFLQKASMAPQLATAAIGAAFRLTPSELRVLMAIVELGGVPDIAAKLGIAETTVKTHLGRLFEKTGAGRQADLVKIAAGFATPFTQPTGPDNAV; this is translated from the coding sequence ATGACGATCCCCGAGGCGAACAGGTTTTCCTCGCTCGTCGGCGAGATCTACGATGCGGCGGTCGATCCAACGCGGCGAAGTGCTGCCCTGGGGCAGGTCGCTGGTTTTGTCGGCGGCTCGGCCGTGACCATTCTTTCGCGGGACGCAGCCCGGCTCTCGATCGAAATCCACCAGCATTATGGCACGGACTCTCGCTTCCGCGAGCTGTATCGGGATCGGTATGTCGAGCTCGATCCTCTGCTTGATCGCCATCTCGATGTTGGCGTCGAGCAGGCCATCGGCGTGGCCGACGTGATGCCCTATTCTGACTTCGTGGCCACGAGCTTCTATCGGGAGTGGGTGGAACCGCAGGGCGCGGTCGATCTTGCGACCGTTACGCTGGAGCGATCGAGCGCGCGCACGACGATTCTTCAGGTGATGCGCGGCCGGTCGCGCGGAACCGTCGATGACGCAATGCGCGAGCGCATGCGGTTGATTGCGCCGCACATCCAACGCTCCCGCGTCATGGGCCGGCAGATCAGGGCCCGTTCACACACCGTGGCTGACCTCGCGGAGGTTCTCGACCGGCTGAGCACGGCAATCGGCCTGTTCGACGCAGAGGGACGGCTCGTTCACGCCAACGCGGCCTGCCGGCAAGTGCTCGCAAACGGCAATCTGGTTGCGATCGTGGGCGACCGCATCGTGGCCCGTAACACCCAAGCCGACAAGATATTCCGCAGTCTCCTCGACGCGGTCGCCGACGACGGAGCCGGTTCGACCAGCCGCCGCAAGATCGAGCTCATGACGTCGACCGACGGCCAGCACTATCTGGCCCACGCCTTTTCGCTGACCCACGAACGCAGCCTGCAAGGCGATGGAGTCGCGACCGTGCTGTTCCTGCAAAAGGCCTCGATGGCGCCCCAGCTCGCAACAGCGGCAATCGGCGCAGCGTTCAGGCTGACACCGTCCGAACTCCGCGTACTGATGGCCATCGTGGAGCTCGGCGGAGTTCCCGATATCGCGGCAAAGCTTGGAATTGCCGAGACAACGGTGAAGACGCATCTTGGCCGCCTGTTCGAGAAGACAGGCGCCGGCAGGCAGGCGGACCTCGTGAAGATCGCAGCCGGCTTCGCTACCCCGTTCACCCAGCCTACCGGCCCCGACAACGCCGTGTGA
- a CDS encoding helix-turn-helix transcriptional regulator: protein MPRARKLSDLVERIYDAGLDPTLWDDVVLGIRDFVGGQACGLFSKDSISKFGVTHYYCGADPHYIQLYSETHSKFDPLTILPPHGQIVSIPDLVNFDEYRRGRFYQEWMQPQSASDAANVVLEKSNASCPVMMTVLSGRRMVDAGMKHRMSLIVPHASRALLVNRAISAKLTLATALADVLDNLSSGIFLLDSSCHVVHANASGYVLLAADDVVRVVAGQLVASGAEANQALRDTFAARGEAPSPAVGAQAIPLLSPKGERYVAHVLPLSSVLRNGSDRSSDAVGALLLRKVTLGGQSYGELVARTFDLTPAELRVFLSIVEVGGVPETATALGIAETTVKTHLHRVFAKTGTSRQADLVKLAAGFSNPLVN, encoded by the coding sequence ATGCCGAGAGCGCGGAAGCTGTCCGATCTGGTCGAACGGATCTACGATGCCGGTCTTGATCCCACGTTGTGGGACGACGTCGTCCTGGGCATCCGCGATTTCGTTGGCGGCCAGGCATGCGGGCTGTTTTCCAAGGACTCGATCAGCAAGTTCGGCGTCACGCACTATTATTGCGGGGCCGATCCGCACTACATCCAGCTCTATTCGGAGACCCATTCCAAGTTCGATCCGTTGACGATCCTGCCGCCACACGGCCAGATTGTAAGTATCCCCGACCTCGTCAATTTCGACGAATACCGCCGGGGGCGCTTCTATCAGGAATGGATGCAGCCGCAGAGCGCTAGTGATGCGGCCAATGTCGTGCTCGAGAAGTCGAATGCGAGCTGCCCGGTGATGATGACGGTGCTGTCGGGCCGGCGCATGGTCGACGCCGGGATGAAGCACCGGATGTCGTTGATCGTGCCCCACGCGAGCCGGGCGCTGCTTGTCAACCGGGCGATCAGCGCAAAGCTGACGCTGGCGACGGCGCTCGCCGACGTGCTGGACAATCTGTCATCGGGCATCTTCCTGCTCGATTCCAGCTGCCATGTGGTGCACGCCAATGCGAGCGGCTACGTGCTGCTCGCGGCTGACGATGTGGTTCGTGTCGTTGCCGGCCAGCTCGTGGCCAGCGGCGCCGAGGCCAATCAGGCGCTGCGCGATACCTTCGCGGCCCGCGGCGAAGCTCCTTCGCCTGCCGTAGGAGCACAGGCGATCCCGTTGCTTTCGCCCAAGGGCGAACGTTACGTCGCGCACGTCCTGCCGCTGTCGTCAGTGTTGCGCAACGGCAGCGACCGGTCGTCCGACGCCGTCGGCGCGCTGCTGCTGCGCAAGGTCACGCTTGGCGGGCAGTCCTACGGCGAGCTGGTCGCGCGGACTTTCGACCTGACGCCGGCCGAGCTGCGGGTGTTCCTGTCGATTGTCGAGGTTGGTGGCGTTCCCGAGACGGCAACCGCACTGGGAATCGCCGAGACGACGGTGAAGACGCATCTGCATCGCGTGTTCGCCAAGACGGGCACGAGCCGGCAGGCGGACCTCGTCAAGCTTGCGGCCGGATTCTCCAATCCGCTCGTCAATTGA